In one window of Vibrio sp. JC009 DNA:
- a CDS encoding phosphotransferase: MEKWSESVHLLLNYIEQKGFIGAPKLIGTDNNREQLSYVEGETYDSHLIGAIASEEALTSAAALLRQYHDATEGFLDANKGKKLHWMLASRGPEEVICHGDFAPYNVALDGNKVVGVYDFDAAHPAPRMWDIAYSVYCWAPLKACNYESHGSLPVQVSRAKLFCESYGVDARNYTHLVDWVILRIQALVYFMVSQADQGEPKYKQDIQEGHHLSYLRDIEYLKQNKDEITGILLESMHH; the protein is encoded by the coding sequence ATGGAAAAATGGTCAGAATCAGTGCACCTGTTGCTTAACTATATTGAACAGAAGGGATTTATTGGTGCCCCTAAGTTAATAGGTACGGACAACAACCGGGAGCAGTTGAGCTATGTCGAGGGTGAGACCTATGACTCCCATCTGATTGGGGCCATTGCTTCAGAGGAGGCGCTTACCTCGGCTGCTGCTTTACTGCGCCAATACCATGACGCAACGGAAGGCTTTCTTGACGCCAACAAAGGCAAAAAGCTGCACTGGATGCTGGCATCGCGTGGCCCCGAGGAAGTGATTTGCCACGGTGACTTTGCTCCCTATAACGTTGCGCTTGATGGCAATAAAGTGGTCGGCGTATACGACTTTGATGCAGCGCACCCGGCTCCGCGTATGTGGGATATCGCTTACTCTGTGTATTGCTGGGCACCGTTAAAAGCCTGTAATTATGAGTCTCACGGCAGCCTTCCGGTTCAGGTCAGCCGCGCTAAGCTATTTTGCGAGTCCTATGGGGTGGATGCACGAAACTATACTCATTTGGTCGACTGGGTAATTCTCAGAATTCAGGCTCTGGTCTATTTTATGGTGTCCCAGGCGGATCAGGGGGAGCCAAAATACAAGCAGGACATTCAGGAAGGCCATCACCTGAGTTATTTGAGAGATATTGAGTATCTTAAGCAGAATAAAGATGAAATTACGGGCATTCTGCTGGAGTCTATGCACCATTAA
- a CDS encoding GNAT family protein, with the protein MHTDFTIVTQKLILRLTNTSELNSFASLVAQSYSLHRWMDWTHKDFNQAEAEEFILANRLNWAKGSSYGFGVYLKASGEMIGMVAITEFQRTSNMAQVGYWIGDRYQRKGFGIEALNALIEFCFAKLELTRLEIVCDPENIPGHIIALKCGAVEEGLVRNRFIYNGKPKDGLVFSVVPESV; encoded by the coding sequence ATGCATACCGACTTCACCATAGTTACCCAAAAGCTGATACTCAGGCTTACCAATACTTCCGAGCTAAACTCGTTCGCCTCTCTGGTTGCACAATCCTACTCTCTTCACCGCTGGATGGACTGGACCCATAAAGATTTTAATCAGGCTGAAGCTGAAGAGTTTATTCTCGCCAACCGCTTAAACTGGGCAAAAGGCTCCTCCTACGGGTTTGGCGTCTACCTCAAGGCATCGGGGGAGATGATTGGCATGGTGGCAATCACAGAGTTTCAGCGAACCTCTAACATGGCCCAGGTAGGCTACTGGATTGGGGACAGATATCAGCGCAAAGGGTTCGGAATTGAAGCCCTCAACGCCCTGATAGAATTCTGTTTCGCCAAGCTTGAACTGACACGCCTGGAAATTGTTTGTGACCCGGAAAATATTCCGGGCCACATTATTGCGTTAAAGTGTGGCGCTGTAGAAGAAGGCCTGGTCAGGAACCGCTTTATTTATAACGGAAAGCCCAAAGACGGACTGGTTTTTTCTGTTGTACCGGAAAGCGTTTAA